The sequence below is a genomic window from Deltaproteobacteria bacterium.
TTGCGCTTCTGGTTGGGGTCGCTGCCGTTACCTACTGGAAGCCGGAGTGGGTTCAGCCTTATGTCTCCCTTTTGAAACCCCCTGAAAAGGAGAAACCGGCTGACGCAGGGGTCCGACTCCTCCAGTTTGAATCCGTAGCCGGTTCCTTCGTCGATTCTGAGAAGAGTGGGCAATTGTTCGTGATTCGCGGAATGGTTAAAAACCAGTATCCAAAGCCCAGGAGTTACCTCCTGATCAAAGGGAGCATCCTTGACAACAAGGGGAAAGTGGTTGAAAGCAGGGTCGCTTACGCCGGGAATACATTTACAGAGGAGGAGTTGAAAGCCCTCCCCATGGAAGAGGTTCTGAAGGCCCTTCAGAATCGCGACGGCATGGCCAGGCAGAACGTCAATGTTTCCTCTGGCGCGACCATCCCCTTCATAATCGTATTTGACAATCTATCCGATAACTTGAGTGAATTCGCAGTGGAGGCGGTCAGTTCGTCTCCAGGAAATTAGGGACGATCACCGACCCGTAAATCCGGGCAGGCAGGAAATGGCGTGGGGCAGCGGTTGCAGGGGGCTTCACCCAGAAAGAGCGGTTGACCTGTAGATCTCCTGTGCCCTCTCGAGTGCCTCCAGATCATCCACCCCCATCACCTCCTCCTCATCCTCTGCAACAATGTATCCGGTCGAGAGACCGTCTTCCTGCATAAACTCAACAAGGTCTGTAATGAAATACTCCCTGACCTCTTTCAGCCTGCCGTCCACCTCCTTGTGCACCACGTGGGGCCTCGAGGCAAGGACAGGAAGGTAATGGAGCATGGCCTCCCTTGTAACGGCATAGATCCCTGAATTGCAGATGCGAAGCGCCTCTTTTCGTTCTTCGGGAAAGTCGTGCCAGTATTTCCATTCGATGATCCGGAGGACCTGATCGCCTGCTGTCTCCAGGACCCCGTATTGTTTCCGTGATCCCGGCCTGAAACCGAGGACAACCAGGGCGTGGTTTGTCAGACGTCCTATCATCTTCATATAGGTGGCTGTCCTGACAAAGGGGACATCCCCCATCGTGATAATGATCCTCTCAGCGCTTTGGGCCTTAAGGAAATCCTCGGCCGCGAGGAGGGCCCCGCCGGTGCCGTTAAGCTCCAGCTGCTCCCGGTATATCACGCCGAGGTCTCTGGTGGCGGCCATCACCGCTTCTTTTGCGTGGTGCACAATAACGGCCCTGGGACCGGGAGGAAGATGGGTCAGTATGTGCAATAGGATGGGGAGTCTACCTTCAAAACGGTTTTTTCCGGGGACCAGGGGAAGGAGGGTCTTATTGCCGGCATATCCCTTCATGCGACTTCCTCTTCCCGCTGCCAGGATCACGGAGCCTGTTTTCATTTGGGAACCCCTTTTCGTATCACTCTGGTTTTTGATATAAAGTCCATGTTCGAAAGGGGGTCTCAGGCCCGGATGGACCCATAGGACCTGCCCTTCCAGATCGACCCTTTCCCCTGCCAGAAACGGATGGCCGATGTCCAGGTCATGGCCAGATAGCCCATCGCGATCACTGGAAGAAGCAGTGCCCATCCCGCGGACCGGTGGTAAAACCTCAAGGTCGGCAGATAGCTCAAGACCATAGCGGCAAGGGCGAATCCGCAAATGACCCTCGACAGTATGGACGGGGAAAACATCCCTGCAATCGGGAACCAGAATACCGCGATCATCATCACGGTACACAATAAAAGAAGCAGCAGTGAATACCGAAGCTGATGAAATGCGGTCCTCGCCACCATATCCCAGATGCTCCTGAGATGTTCATAGGGCCGGAGACTCTGTACTGAGTGGGAAAGGCCGATCCAGGTCCTGCCGCCGGAGGACTTGATCTGTCTGGCAAGGGCGCAGTCATCGATCAATTCATGTCGCACGCCCCTGAAACCGCCTGACGCGGGCAGTGCTTGTGTCTTTAGAAGGATACACCCACCCGCGGCCGCAGCCACCCACGGGAATGTGGAATTGGAAAGGCGGAAAGGATACAGCATCTTGAAGAAATAGATAAAGGCGGGCATGAACGCCCGCTCCCAGAATCCGTCCATGCGCAGGGCCGCCATCAGGGAAGCCAGCTGGAGATCGCCCTGCTGCAGCTTCCTTCGAAGGGCCCGGATAATCCCCGGGCTGAGCCGGATATCCGCATCCAACAGGAGGAGGAGGTCGGTATGGACATGCCGGAAGCCCTGTTCAAGGGCCCACAGTTTGCCGCTCCAGCCCTCTGGAGGAGGTTCTCCCGGAATGAGGCGAAGAGACTTCATATCAACGGATTCAGCGGCCAGGGCAGTTCCATCTGTGGAGCGGTCGTCCACCAGGATGACCGGGATAAGCTCACCCTGGGCCTTGACCCCTTCCAGCGTGGGTTTAATGACGCCGGCTTCATTTCTGGCAGGGATGAGGACCGTTATATCGCTCAGGTCCTCCCCGCCTGGATCAGCGGGAGCATCCAATGCCTCGGATGTGGCCCAGGGGCGCCATGGCAGGAGGAGGATGACGGTCCAGACACAGGCGCTGACAATGGCCAGGTAGTTTAAGTCCATGATGGATACCGGTTGCGCGTTTTGTGCAGCGAAGGAGATATTCCGTATTCAACGGGACGGGTTGATAAGCTCATGGGGGGATGATACCTCAATCGCCCCACAACTTAACAGCTTAACCCCGACCATCCCTTCACGCTTGGGCCTCTTGCGCCAGTTTGAGATACGCGGCCCCCTCATCCTGTTTCCCCCGCTTGATGCAGCCCTTCCCGTAAATACGGCATTTCAGAGAAAGCTCCTTCATGGCCGCCTGTTGCTGGTCCCTGTTGAGTATTCCCTCCTCCATCAGCTTCCGAATGGCCTTAATTCTGAATCTGTCCATCCCCTTGTAGCGGGAAGAGAGTTGATCGGGATGGCCCCCCTCTTTAACGATCAGTCGATCTTCAATCAAGTGAACCGGATGGCGGCAGGCGATCCTGAGCCAGAGATCATAGTCTTCGCATACAGGGAGATTTTCGTCAAATAGCCCCACATCTTCCATGAGGGAGCGTCGAAGCATCACCGCTGAAGGACTGACGAGGCAGAGCCGCAGTGATGGGGCGAAGACGTCTCCGGAAAGTTTCCGATGTCTCCTTTTGGGGTTGGCATATCGACCATTTCTGATCCAGACCTCCTGGGTCTGAGAGATGGCAGCCTCGGGATGGGTCCTGAAAAAGGCCGTCTGCACTTCTAATTTTCGCGGCAGCCAGTAGTCATCCGAATCGAGGAATGCAATCCATGGGGCCTCGGATTCCCTGATCCCTCTGTTCCTTGCAGCAGACACCCCGCGATTGTAAGGGAGGGCGATATAGCGAAGACGCCGGCCGAACTGTCGCAGGACCTCTTCTGTATTATCCTGTGACCCGTCATCCACTACGATGAGTTCATAGTCGGTACAGGTCTGATAAAGAACGGATGCCACGGCCCGGGCCGTCCTCATGGCCCTGTTGAATGTGGGGATAATAACGCTCACGGATGTCACCGGAAGATCCCCCACAGGAGGGCCAGAAGACCGGTTAGAAGAAAGTTGCTCTCCACCAGCGCCTCGAGGGGGATTCCGGGAGGAAGCCACTGTCGTTCATAGGCCAGAAGCGACAGCCAGAGGGTGCAAAGGGGGATGAGCATCAGGTAGCAGAACATCCCCACCGTGCCAAGGATCGGGCCCACAAGCAAGATAACGGCGGTGATCAGGAGTATGATCCTGAGAAGAATGAGGGTGCGTCTCTCCCCCAGGGTAATCGGGAGTGTTTCCGTGCCTACCATGAGATCTCCCTGCACCTGCAGTAGGCTGAAAAAGATGGCCCTGGCGTAACTCCAGGTAAAGATAACCAGCCCCGTCAGGATGGCGGCGGGCACATTCACGCTTTGGGTCTCAATCACCGGGAGGAGGGTAATCACCGCTGTCCAGGCAAGGGCCTCGGAGAGGCTTCTGGAGCCGGGGATATCCTTGATCTTGCTGTAACGGGACCTGTTGCGCATCTGCTCCGGTACGACAGGGACACTGTATATGATGCCCAGGACGCTCAATCCGATGAGGGCCAGAAAGGTAATCATGCCCACCGTATAAGAAAGCGCCAAGGCCATGGCAAGGGCGGTAATGCCGCTCATATTCAGGAGGACCCTGTGAGTCTTCAAAAAAGCCGACCTGTCCGGTTCACTGTAGGCACTGGCCCCTTTATCCAGAAAATGGTTGAACACATGCATGGCAAAAATATAGAGAAATGCCAGGAGGGGGAAGGGGGAGACAGGGTCTCTTCCTGCCATGATGGCAGCGGCATATGCCAGAGAAAACGCCCCCAGCGCCACGAGCAGATTGCTCAACACCATGAACCTGAAGGCCTGTTTGAGCCGGCGGGTGAGGAAGGTTTCCTTCCGGTCATGAATCGCCTCGATCTCCTGCAGTACATTCCGGATCATCCAATGGGGGGTAGATGCCCCCGCTGTCAGGCCGATCACACCCATTTTGGAGAGTTGATCCTTGTCCAGGTCTTGTTCCGTTTCCACGTGAAAGGTAGGGAGGGATTCCTCCTCGGATATCCGGGCAAGTCGCTGGGTGTTGGCGCTGTGATATCCGCCGACCACCACCACGGCGTCCACCTGTCCTTTAAATGTCCTCACTTCCTGCTGACGCTCGTGTGTTGCCTCACAGATGGTGTCAAACACCCGAAGATTCGAGAATCGCTTTTTCAAGGCGTCTACGATGTCGTTGAATTTTTCTTCATTCTGAGTGGTCTGGGCAACGACGAAAGGTCTTTCCATAGAGGGGAGGTCGGCCACCTCTGTCTCGTCCTGAATCACGTGCGCCGGGGTTTTGCTGTAACCCATCAGCCCGATCACTTCGGCGTGGTTCTGATCGCCCACAATGATGGACGAATATCCCTTATTGGAGTAATGGCGGATAATCTGCTGCACCCGGGTAACTTTGGGACAGGTGGCATCGATCACCTTAAGGCCGGTCTGTTCCAGCAGTTCGTGCTTTCGCGGCGGAATGCCGTGAGCCCTGATGATAATGCGGCCGGAGGCAAGGTCCCGGACGTCATCGGTTGCCCTGACCCCTTTCGACTCCAAAAGATCCAGGACCTGCTGATTGTGGATCAGGGGCCCAAAGGTGAATAAGGGGCCCTCCTTTTTGTTGGCCTCCGCCATGACGGTCTCCATGGCACGGCGGACACCCATGCAGAACCCCGCTGTCTTTGCCAGTATGACTCTCATATTCCGATGTGTTCCTCGCCAAAACCGGGGGATGCTACAAGATCCTTCCTCAATATCGGGATCCCGAATGATTCCTTCAATAAGGAGAAATAGTCGTCCATTGCGGCCGTCATCGTAACCAGATCATGAATACCTGTAAAGGCGCCTCGAAACCGGCTGCTGTAGGGGAGGCCTTTTGTATACCAAAGGAGGAGCCCCCGCATGGCCCTGGCGGCGCTTTCCTCTCCCATAAGATCGACAAGCAGTCTGAAATGGTCTGAGATGATCTCCCTCCGCTCCACTAATCCGGGGGGCCGCGGGGTCATCCCGTTGTCCAGATCCAGGATCTCTCTGAAAATCCAGGGATTGCCCATGGCTGCGCGGCCGATCATGACGCCGTCGCATCCGGTCTGTTGCATCATGTCAAGGGCCTGTAAAGGCGTACACACATCGCCGTTTCCGATGACGGGGATTCCGACCTGGGATTTGACCTCCGAGATAATGTCCCAATCGGCGGTTCCTGAAAATCGCTGGGTCACAAATCTCGGGTGGAAGGTGATGGCATCGGCGCCGCAATCCTCAACAAGCCTGGCAATATCCCGTGCAACCGGCTGATCCGGCGACCATCCGGTCCTGGTCTTTACGGTCAAGGGAACAGGACAGACCGCGCGGACAGCCGACACAATATCCCTCACACGATCGGGCGAACGGAGAAGGGCCCCGCCTGCACCCGTCTTGACCACTTTGCGTGCAGGGCAGCCCATGTTGATATCCACCAGATCGACCCCGGCATCGACAACGATTCGGGCGGCCTCAGCCATGACCCGGGGGTCCGAACCGAATATCTGGGCCGAAAGAGGCTGTTCCTCCGGATCGCTCTTGAGATACTTGAGAGTCTTTTCCTGCTGTCTGGCGAGACCCATGGCGCTGATCATCTCAGTGGTGACGAGACCTGCACCCAAGCGCTTGACAATACGACGAAACGGCAGATTGGTAATCCCTGACATGGGTGCCATGATCAGCCGGTTCTTCAGTTTGAGGGCGCCGATTCGTAACATGGTGAGATTGTCCAATGCAAAAAGGTTCAGCGGTTCAGGAATTCAGAAGATTTGGCCCGAATGCATATTCACCGCTGCATAAAATAGAGATAGGGGCCGAGCCCTTGGCCCGACCCCTATCCATACAGCGCTTCACAGCGCAGTTTCTGCCGCACCCCTATGGGACAGGCACAATTTGGACCCTCCGGTTCAAGGCCCGTCCTTCTGCCGTCTCGTTGGTGGCGATCGGTTGTGAGAACCCGAATCCTTCCGCGGAAAGTCGGTTTTTGCCAACGCCCTTCCGGACCAGATAGTCTACCACGGCATTGGCCCTTCTCATGGATAGCTTCAGGTTATAGGCTTCAGTACCGATGCTGTCCGTATGCCCTTCGATCTGCGCCCTGAGGCCCGGATTGTTTTGGAATACCACAGCAACTTCATCTAACAGGTGGGAGAATTGCGGTTTAATGTTGTACTTGTCAAAATCAAACAGCACATTGTCAATGACCCAGCATCCGTCCGCGTTGACCTTTGCGCCTTTGGGGGTTCCCGGGCACTTATCCAAATTGTCGGGAACACCGTCGCCGTCGGAATCCAGAATGACGACCTTTTCCACGACTACCGGTGCGGGTTTGGGCGGGGCCTTTTTCAGAAAAACCCTTGTCACGAAATCGGCCATCCCCGCAGGGGACGCGATCTGGTCCCCGGTGACATAGGTTCCGCACTGACCTGTCTGCGCCACATGTTCAAGAAGTGCCTTGCCGTCGGGATTGTCGCCTATCTGCACGGGATAGATGCAAAGCCGGTTTCCGTAATGCGCTTTCAAATCTGCCGCCGACTTTTTAACGGCATCATAAAGCATGAAATCTTTGTTGGCATCGGTGAAGACGATTACCGCGATATCGCCCTGAGCCGATTTAAAGTCCTGGGCCGTCGCATCAAAGGCCTGATTCAGCGGGCTGTCGCCCACACTGTAGCCGACCTTGTTTAACCCTGCGTCAAGGGCGCTCTTTTCATACGGGGCCGGGCCCCAATAAAGTTTGGTCAGCTCATTATCAAAAAGGGCTGTCCTGCCAAAAATCCTGAGTGCTCCGGTCATCTTGAGATCCGGAATGGAGTGATTCATCCAAGCCGCCAGACGTTTTGCAGTATCCAGTTTCTTCTCCCCTTTGTAGAGGTCGCCCATGGATCCTGATTTGTCTAAAATGACGACGAAGTTGTCAACCTTTTTTACATAGTCCCCTGATTGGAGCATCGGGTTGAGATTTTGAGGGGTAAACGTGGGAACCTCTTTTGGGGCGGCGCAACTGAAAAGCAACAAGGCCCCGGCCACACACAGAAACACCTTAAGAACATTTTTTGTCATACTCTTTCCTCCTTTCAAATTTAACACTATTTATTTTACCTCAATCTTCCAAGGTATCGCCTCTCGAATACCTCGGTTCCAGCCCAATACAATCGTGTTCAAAAAAGGAGGCAGATCGCAACTTCTGCAAAGACCGTCTGACTTCGCGTTCCGCCCGATATCATAGAGAAAACAAAATTCCTTAGATTATATTAAATATATTAATTCTCAGATTATAAGAGTGAAAGATCTGATTGTCAATGGATCGCATTGGAAAGTGACGACAACACATTAAAAACGCTTCTCCCATTCTCTCTTGTGACCTGCGCACCTGTCCAAAGCGATTTTCCGAGCCTCAAGGAGGCCTCTCTGCGTCAATACGCCACAGAAGGAAAGAGTTTCCGGTTGGTATGCGGTAAGAACAGGGCCGCAATATACTCATCTGTAAAGGGCTGATAGGTGGAGAGTTCGATATTGGTCATTGATCTTGATATGTTGATACAGGTTTCCATGGCCGATTCTGAAAGGAGGGACATACGGGCCCCTGTCAACGAGCTGTTTCCGATAAACTGTATCTTTTCCCTTGGAATATCCGGCAGGAGACCGATGGCAATGGACTTGGAAATGTCCATGAAACTGCCAAACCCACCGGCGACATAAAAGGTCTCTATCATATCAAATCCGAGTCCGATGTAGTCGGTCAGAGACTTGATGGCGGCAAAAACCGCGCCTTTCGATTTAATGAGGTTGTCGATGTCCGACTCCGCAATGGTAACCGCCGTGCCCGATTCGGTTTCCTCCGGAAAGGCGATGATATATTCCGGAACGTTTTCCTCAATCCTCAGCCGGTCATCTTTGCGGTCTCTATGAAATTTTCCACTCGGATCGATAATGCCGTTTTTGACAAGTTCATAGATGCAGTCGATCAGGCCTGAGCCGCAGATCCCCCGTGGCTTGGCACCCTCGATGGTCTGGTAGTGAAGTTCCCCCTCTGAAATAGCGATCTTTTCAATAGCCCCTTTTATGGCACGCATGCCGCAACGGGTTCCGCCCCCCTCAAAGGCCGGGCCGGCCGAAGCCGAACAGCAGATGAGCCAGTCCTTATTGCCGATGGCGATCTCACCATTTGTGCCGATATCGATCAGGCCCCTTACCTCTTCATGTTCAGGGATCCCGCAGGACATGACGCCTGCCACAATATCGCCGCCCACATAGGAGGCCACACAGGGGATTGTCTGAAGAATGCCGCGCGGATTAATCTGGATGCCGACTTCCTCGGCATGGATCAGGGGAAATTCATCGGCTGTTGGGACATAGGGATCCAGCCGGATAGAACAGGGAGAGAGGCCCAGCAAAAAATGGCTCATGGTGGTGTTTCCCGCCGCTACTATGGCATTGATGTCATCAATAGGGACATCCTTTTCTTTGCACACTTTTCTGATGAGCTGATTGATATTCTTGATCACCGCTTTCTGGACCGGTTCCAGCCCCCCCTTTCCGCAGGCAAAGATCACCCTCGATATAACGTCCTCACCATAGCTCGCCTGTTGATTGTGGCACCCTTCGGAGCCGATCAGCCTCCCTGTATTCAGATCCACCAATTGTACGACGACCGTGGTGGTACCCACGTCAACGGCCACGCCGTAATTCGCCTGAGAAGTATCGAGCGGGTCTATCTTCAGGATGCGGTAGCCATCTCCCTTCCTTGCCAGGGTTACGGTAATCTTCCAGTCATTCTGCCGCAGCTTGTCGGAAAGATTCTGTAAACAGTCCAAAGAGATATCAAAGGCGTGCCATCCGAACTGTTTGCGCAATTCCCTGGATATCCGTTCGATATCCGGAACATTGTCCTCACTGGTCGGGGGCGGCAGCTCCAGATAGATCTTTTTGACGATGGGCCTGAGCTCCATCATGCCGGTTTCCTGTGTGGCGCCTCCGATCATGATTTTCGAGTCTTCCATCCTCGATTCAGGGGGGATCACGACCTCCAGGTCGTCATGGATCCGAGTCTGACAGGCGAGGACATATCCCTTTGTGATCTCATCCGGAGAAAAAAAGCTCTTCGCATGCTCTTCAGCCTCGGCCCGCCCTCTTAGGACCTGAACGCGGCACCTGCCGCACACCCCTTCGCCGCCGCAAAGGTTATTTATAAATACATCGACACGTTGGGCCGCCTCGGCAATGGTCGCGTCTTCTTCCACTTCAACAGATATATCAGCCGGGAGAAAATGAACGGTATGTGTCTTCATTAAGTATCTCCAGTAACTTCATTGCGCGTCGATCCCCCTGGATCGGACAGAAACTCCCAGGGGTGTTGTTTTAATTAAATACGTTGTCACGACCCGAAGATCGTCTATATTTTGAGCATATCGAGGATATTGGATAATTGAAGGTCGATATATTTATCAAGGGTAAGACGGTTCTTGAAGTGCCAATGCTTCAGGACCCACATATGGGCGGCAATAATGATATTGTAGGCTGCCAGATCCACATCCACCTTCTTGAAAACGCCTAAATCTATCCCCTCCTGGATCATTTCACCAAATATCTTGCTGACTTCCACCTCCAATTCCATAATGCGGGCCTTGGAGGCCTTGTCAAGGGAGTTGGACTTCTGATAGATGAGGAGGGCCTTCTCCCTCTGCTGGTCAACCACCTTAAAATAGAGTCTTCCTGCAATGGTCAGTTTCTCTATGGGATCCTCGATTCCATGGATCATCCGGAGAAGGTTCTCCCGGAAGATATTCAACACATCTTCCATGATCATCCGCATAATTGCCGACTTCTGCTTGACATAATGATAAGTGACCGGCAGGCTGA
It includes:
- a CDS encoding zinc-ribbon domain-containing protein, yielding MRIQCENCRTIFNLDETLLNQGGSRVRCSLCGRIFMAYPPAREEEDMAENVLVTAPPPEMEAIDQLILVGNEEAPRDVLGRDEDFEQDLASVYRDIGEPGPDAERRETGAFEETADDRTTGRGRESAPQDKEIEPLGKAGSQKKPKKGGLRTVLLAILLALLVGVAAVTYWKPEWVQPYVSLLKPPEKEKPADAGVRLLQFESVAGSFVDSEKSGQLFVIRGMVKNQYPKPRSYLLIKGSILDNKGKVVESRVAYAGNTFTEEELKALPMEEVLKALQNRDGMARQNVNVSSGATIPFIIVFDNLSDNLSEFAVEAVSSSPGN
- a CDS encoding NTP transferase domain-containing protein codes for the protein MKTGSVILAAGRGSRMKGYAGNKTLLPLVPGKNRFEGRLPILLHILTHLPPGPRAVIVHHAKEAVMAATRDLGVIYREQLELNGTGGALLAAEDFLKAQSAERIIITMGDVPFVRTATYMKMIGRLTNHALVVLGFRPGSRKQYGVLETAGDQVLRIIEWKYWHDFPEERKEALRICNSGIYAVTREAMLHYLPVLASRPHVVHKEVDGRLKEVREYFITDLVEFMQEDGLSTGYIVAEDEEEVMGVDDLEALERAQEIYRSTALSG
- a CDS encoding glycosyltransferase; its protein translation is MDLNYLAIVSACVWTVILLLPWRPWATSEALDAPADPGGEDLSDITVLIPARNEAGVIKPTLEGVKAQGELIPVILVDDRSTDGTALAAESVDMKSLRLIPGEPPPEGWSGKLWALEQGFRHVHTDLLLLLDADIRLSPGIIRALRRKLQQGDLQLASLMAALRMDGFWERAFMPAFIYFFKMLYPFRLSNSTFPWVAAAAGGCILLKTQALPASGGFRGVRHELIDDCALARQIKSSGGRTWIGLSHSVQSLRPYEHLRSIWDMVARTAFHQLRYSLLLLLLCTVMMIAVFWFPIAGMFSPSILSRVICGFALAAMVLSYLPTLRFYHRSAGWALLLPVIAMGYLAMTWTSAIRFWQGKGSIWKGRSYGSIRA
- a CDS encoding glycosyltransferase, translated to MTSVSVIIPTFNRAMRTARAVASVLYQTCTDYELIVVDDGSQDNTEEVLRQFGRRLRYIALPYNRGVSAARNRGIRESEAPWIAFLDSDDYWLPRKLEVQTAFFRTHPEAAISQTQEVWIRNGRYANPKRRHRKLSGDVFAPSLRLCLVSPSAVMLRRSLMEDVGLFDENLPVCEDYDLWLRIACRHPVHLIEDRLIVKEGGHPDQLSSRYKGMDRFRIKAIRKLMEEGILNRDQQQAAMKELSLKCRIYGKGCIKRGKQDEGAAYLKLAQEAQA
- the ispH gene encoding 4-hydroxy-3-methylbut-2-enyl diphosphate reductase, whose translation is MRVILAKTAGFCMGVRRAMETVMAEANKKEGPLFTFGPLIHNQQVLDLLESKGVRATDDVRDLASGRIIIRAHGIPPRKHELLEQTGLKVIDATCPKVTRVQQIIRHYSNKGYSSIIVGDQNHAEVIGLMGYSKTPAHVIQDETEVADLPSMERPFVVAQTTQNEEKFNDIVDALKKRFSNLRVFDTICEATHERQQEVRTFKGQVDAVVVVGGYHSANTQRLARISEEESLPTFHVETEQDLDKDQLSKMGVIGLTAGASTPHWMIRNVLQEIEAIHDRKETFLTRRLKQAFRFMVLSNLLVALGAFSLAYAAAIMAGRDPVSPFPLLAFLYIFAMHVFNHFLDKGASAYSEPDRSAFLKTHRVLLNMSGITALAMALALSYTVGMITFLALIGLSVLGIIYSVPVVPEQMRNRSRYSKIKDIPGSRSLSEALAWTAVITLLPVIETQSVNVPAAILTGLVIFTWSYARAIFFSLLQVQGDLMVGTETLPITLGERRTLILLRIILLITAVILLVGPILGTVGMFCYLMLIPLCTLWLSLLAYERQWLPPGIPLEALVESNFLLTGLLALLWGIFR
- the dusB gene encoding tRNA dihydrouridine synthase DusB, whose translation is MLRIGALKLKNRLIMAPMSGITNLPFRRIVKRLGAGLVTTEMISAMGLARQQEKTLKYLKSDPEEQPLSAQIFGSDPRVMAEAARIVVDAGVDLVDINMGCPARKVVKTGAGGALLRSPDRVRDIVSAVRAVCPVPLTVKTRTGWSPDQPVARDIARLVEDCGADAITFHPRFVTQRFSGTADWDIISEVKSQVGIPVIGNGDVCTPLQALDMMQQTGCDGVMIGRAAMGNPWIFREILDLDNGMTPRPPGLVERREIISDHFRLLVDLMGEESAARAMRGLLLWYTKGLPYSSRFRGAFTGIHDLVTMTAAMDDYFSLLKESFGIPILRKDLVASPGFGEEHIGI
- a CDS encoding OmpA family protein, producing MTKNVLKVFLCVAGALLLFSCAAPKEVPTFTPQNLNPMLQSGDYVKKVDNFVVILDKSGSMGDLYKGEKKLDTAKRLAAWMNHSIPDLKMTGALRIFGRTALFDNELTKLYWGPAPYEKSALDAGLNKVGYSVGDSPLNQAFDATAQDFKSAQGDIAVIVFTDANKDFMLYDAVKKSAADLKAHYGNRLCIYPVQIGDNPDGKALLEHVAQTGQCGTYVTGDQIASPAGMADFVTRVFLKKAPPKPAPVVVEKVVILDSDGDGVPDNLDKCPGTPKGAKVNADGCWVIDNVLFDFDKYNIKPQFSHLLDEVAVVFQNNPGLRAQIEGHTDSIGTEAYNLKLSMRRANAVVDYLVRKGVGKNRLSAEGFGFSQPIATNETAEGRALNRRVQIVPVP
- a CDS encoding ASKHA domain-containing protein, which produces MKTHTVHFLPADISVEVEEDATIAEAAQRVDVFINNLCGGEGVCGRCRVQVLRGRAEAEEHAKSFFSPDEITKGYVLACQTRIHDDLEVVIPPESRMEDSKIMIGGATQETGMMELRPIVKKIYLELPPPTSEDNVPDIERISRELRKQFGWHAFDISLDCLQNLSDKLRQNDWKITVTLARKGDGYRILKIDPLDTSQANYGVAVDVGTTTVVVQLVDLNTGRLIGSEGCHNQQASYGEDVISRVIFACGKGGLEPVQKAVIKNINQLIRKVCKEKDVPIDDINAIVAAGNTTMSHFLLGLSPCSIRLDPYVPTADEFPLIHAEEVGIQINPRGILQTIPCVASYVGGDIVAGVMSCGIPEHEEVRGLIDIGTNGEIAIGNKDWLICCSASAGPAFEGGGTRCGMRAIKGAIEKIAISEGELHYQTIEGAKPRGICGSGLIDCIYELVKNGIIDPSGKFHRDRKDDRLRIEENVPEYIIAFPEETESGTAVTIAESDIDNLIKSKGAVFAAIKSLTDYIGLGFDMIETFYVAGGFGSFMDISKSIAIGLLPDIPREKIQFIGNSSLTGARMSLLSESAMETCINISRSMTNIELSTYQPFTDEYIAALFLPHTNRKLFPSVAY
- a CDS encoding TetR/AcrR family transcriptional regulator, producing MDTSNRIQLTVLDQIANADRVRKKIIDAASALYVKKGFNATSIQEISEASGVSLPVTYHYVKQKSAIMRMIMEDVLNIFRENLLRMIHGIEDPIEKLTIAGRLYFKVVDQQREKALLIYQKSNSLDKASKARIMELEVEVSKIFGEMIQEGIDLGVFKKVDVDLAAYNIIIAAHMWVLKHWHFKNRLTLDKYIDLQLSNILDMLKI